From the Priestia koreensis genome, one window contains:
- a CDS encoding Ig-like domain-containing protein → MVIKRYLSLVALCLCALFVSVPLSSVHAATNDPSLDYNVGAVQNELMLSLETGKAEGEVNIKVSPKGVLSAQNRSPVDVAFVFDKSGSMANIVDSRVWDDFVKKMSIVRECGRLGCWTNLTNDKVAQYLNQNTTTKEAFQKYLSRYSLNINTTDSSIFQDFAQVSKLESAKTAVTEALKKLGNNPNDNIKLIPFDSAVGNPIDLKTNINTLYQLQSGGGTDYASALQKAYDTLKGSTRKKYIVFLTDGFPTNYSENKIVNGRTVTMYYDNNPGKNYSYYYSGTKKITYDYDGYSHIREAINTKVDNLADAKMKLYSIGFGGPQDLDINYLESLSQKTGLNASQGTIENINSILRDIFEEMNELSISEVQIRVPLLPNVTVIPSSNVTVDKDKNMAVINVKNILYTVGQEAPSPITSSLKLEYSKEGTYVFKNIQMTYKNIDDVNIGPINHPDVEVIVKKKTAPVLKGNMSYREDVGKLVKQGDINSDSNKFHVDYSLEALSEYLETKDTGTLSNIKIIQTLPKGISVLNADGKGIKVINEGDTNKVEMSLENIDYKDKKFTPKNVNVSLELQADWAMKQSLPNPVGKYTDSTFGDKSIAINAPSQEINMVVQLQDDSITYEGNKFGRITKVAKGSFVNDVILTIDSVLQNAPVKSMVFQPESNNRIVEVTYSNNKKGYIYSAPDFEVTGILLQDGYKNQAQFKLSQLVTGSNVLYQYQIKDSGGEVKTNWTNFTPSDTITISQTGTFVISVRAIGGFAKDDVVISKQIKIFKPVTSIKIDPNPVQLNPAEKKKLVAEVLPSDASNQNVVWSVENTDLSNPVAKIDQTGLLEALRPGEAMVKVVATDGSDIVAYAKVIVAGYPLESIKFKQDSYSISEGDKLKLSEMLEFNPINAENKDISQLLASMPNYLEIYKENNEWIIEGKLRGYSSVKAVAKEKKKNGSTIEDSTVIFVNKPKNSNSESGKW, encoded by the coding sequence ATGGTCATAAAAAGGTACTTAAGTCTTGTAGCCCTCTGTTTATGTGCCCTGTTTGTATCAGTGCCATTATCCTCCGTGCATGCAGCTACAAATGATCCATCTTTAGATTATAACGTAGGAGCAGTGCAAAATGAACTTATGCTCAGTCTGGAAACTGGAAAAGCAGAGGGAGAAGTGAATATTAAAGTAAGCCCAAAAGGGGTTTTAAGTGCACAAAATCGATCCCCAGTAGATGTGGCTTTTGTATTTGATAAATCAGGATCAATGGCCAATATTGTAGACTCAAGAGTTTGGGACGACTTTGTTAAGAAGATGTCTATAGTCAGAGAATGTGGTCGGCTTGGTTGTTGGACTAATCTTACAAACGATAAGGTTGCACAATATTTAAACCAAAACACTACTACTAAAGAAGCTTTTCAAAAATACCTATCTAGATACTCATTAAATATTAATACAACTGATTCCAGTATATTTCAAGATTTTGCACAAGTTAGTAAATTAGAAAGTGCAAAAACTGCTGTAACAGAAGCACTAAAGAAATTAGGGAATAACCCAAATGATAATATTAAGCTGATTCCTTTCGACAGTGCCGTGGGCAATCCTATAGATTTAAAAACCAATATTAATACCCTTTACCAACTTCAATCGGGAGGCGGTACTGATTATGCTTCAGCTCTCCAAAAAGCTTACGATACTTTAAAGGGATCAACAAGGAAAAAGTATATTGTTTTTCTCACAGATGGTTTTCCTACTAACTATTCGGAGAATAAAATAGTTAACGGCAGAACGGTCACTATGTATTATGACAATAACCCTGGAAAGAACTATTCCTACTACTACTCAGGAACTAAGAAGATCACATATGATTATGATGGTTATTCTCATATTCGTGAAGCAATTAACACTAAAGTTGACAACCTAGCGGATGCAAAAATGAAATTATATTCTATTGGGTTTGGAGGACCACAAGATCTGGATATAAACTACTTAGAGTCTTTATCCCAAAAGACAGGTTTAAATGCTAGTCAAGGAACAATAGAAAATATTAATTCTATTTTAAGAGATATCTTCGAGGAAATGAACGAGCTTTCAATATCAGAAGTGCAAATAAGAGTTCCGCTCTTACCTAATGTAACAGTTATACCAAGTTCTAATGTAACAGTAGACAAAGATAAAAATATGGCTGTTATTAATGTGAAAAATATTCTATACACCGTAGGTCAAGAGGCGCCTTCACCGATTACAAGCTCTTTAAAGTTAGAATACAGTAAAGAAGGAACTTATGTCTTTAAAAACATCCAAATGACTTACAAGAATATAGATGATGTAAATATAGGTCCTATAAATCATCCTGATGTAGAAGTAATTGTTAAAAAGAAGACAGCTCCAGTATTAAAGGGAAATATGAGTTATCGTGAAGACGTTGGGAAACTTGTTAAACAAGGGGATATAAATTCTGATAGCAATAAATTTCATGTAGACTATTCCTTAGAAGCCCTAAGTGAGTATTTAGAAACTAAAGATACAGGTACACTATCAAACATTAAAATTATCCAGACATTGCCTAAAGGTATTAGTGTATTAAACGCAGACGGCAAAGGTATTAAGGTAATTAATGAAGGTGATACTAACAAAGTAGAAATGAGTTTAGAAAATATTGACTATAAAGATAAAAAATTCACACCAAAAAATGTAAACGTATCTCTAGAATTACAGGCTGATTGGGCTATGAAGCAATCGCTCCCAAACCCAGTTGGGAAGTATACAGATAGTACCTTTGGCGATAAATCGATAGCTATTAATGCACCTTCCCAAGAAATTAATATGGTTGTACAATTACAAGATGATTCAATTACCTACGAAGGAAATAAATTTGGTAGGATAACTAAAGTAGCAAAAGGATCCTTTGTAAATGATGTAATCTTAACCATAGATTCAGTGCTACAAAATGCTCCAGTTAAATCTATGGTTTTTCAACCAGAAAGTAATAATAGAATTGTAGAGGTTACTTACTCAAATAATAAAAAGGGATACATCTATTCTGCTCCTGACTTTGAAGTGACAGGAATATTGTTACAGGATGGCTATAAGAACCAAGCTCAGTTTAAATTGTCGCAGCTTGTTACTGGATCAAATGTTCTATATCAATATCAAATTAAAGACAGTGGTGGAGAAGTCAAAACAAATTGGACGAATTTTACTCCGAGTGATACTATCACTATTTCACAGACAGGAACGTTTGTTATCTCCGTTCGTGCAATTGGTGGTTTTGCAAAAGACGACGTAGTTATATCAAAACAGATAAAAATATTTAAGCCTGTTACAAGCATTAAAATTGATCCAAACCCAGTACAATTGAACCCAGCGGAGAAAAAGAAGCTTGTAGCAGAGGTCCTTCCAAGTGATGCATCAAATCAAAATGTTGTATGGAGTGTTGAAAACACTGATTTATCAAATCCTGTAGCTAAAATTGATCAAACAGGTCTTCTGGAAGCATTGAGGCCAGGTGAAGCCATGGTAAAGGTTGTTGCAACAGATGGAAGTGACATTGTAGCCTACGCAAAAGTAATCGTTGCGGGATATCCTTTAGAAAGTATTAAATTTAAACAAGATTCCTATTCTATTAGTGAGGGAGATAAACTGAAGTTAAGTGAGATGCTAGAATTTAATCCTATTAATGCAGAAAACAAAGACATTTCGCAATTATTAGCTTCAATGCCTAATTATTTAGAAATATACAAAGAAAATAATGAATGGATTATTGAAGGTAAGCTTAGAGGTTATTCTAGCGTAAAGGCTGTAGCAAAAGAAAAGAAGAAAAATGGTTCTACGATTGAGGATAGCACCGTTATTTTTGTAAATAAACCTAAGAATTCTAATAGTGAGTCTGGCAAGTGGTAA